The Chrysemys picta bellii isolate R12L10 chromosome 24, ASM1138683v2, whole genome shotgun sequence genomic interval CTGATACACCCAAACCCTCCAAGGATCCTCCCCCCTGGAAAATCCTGTTTGAAAACAAGAGGGTGCTGTCTTGCTTTGGGGTTCGGGATATAGCCCCTCCTTGCTGCTTCCCAGCCCACTAGCTAGAGCAGGGggtgcctgggttctgttcctggccctCCCTTCCcggctctgagcctcagtttccccctcagtCGCTTGGGGGTAGCGAGACCGAGCCACGTCCCGGGGGAGGCTGAGAAGATGGATTCACTGATGTACATGGAGATCCGTGGTCTGAAGGAGATAGGAAAAGGCAAAGAGGTTTATTGCCATAAACTATTTGAAATGCATCACAGCACCCCCTTCTCTTCCGGCTGTCCTTAGACGTGTGCTGAAAGGGGGAGGGTGCCTGCTCATATCGGATCCAGTGCCCTCTGCCGCGTCCTAGAACCgttccagcccccccccagcgcgaGCCGTCCTCTGTGTCCATTTCGTGTGGCTTCTCTTTCCAGAACAAATGACGGGCCTGCCGGTGCTTTCAAAACGCGAGCTAAAGCCCCTGTCACACCTGGCTGGCTTGCGCTGGGCGGCAACCTTCTGACATGCCTGCTGCTGTGCGTGTGCGCGAACACCCGCGCGTGTGCTTTTCTCTCCCTTCCGCTAGCCACTTGTCTTCCGAACAGTCTGTGCCGTTGTTTAGATAGAAACTGCCAGGGGTGTCCGAACGTGCAGTGGCTCGGGTTACATCTGTACATTTGTGTGCGTGTGAGTtaaacacacacacgtacaccCGCCAGTGCTCTCTCCAGAACTGTGCCCTTGTTTACCAGCCtcccacctcttctcttctccctgcaGTTACTCTATAGCCCTGCTGTGATCTAATAATCACCCCCtagtttttttccttcctccGGACCCTCCTGGAGCATCTTGGCCCGTGTCCCTGTCACCCGGGTGCTTTGGGAGTGCGGGGCGGGGTGGTGTGTTGGTTGCAGAACTTGGAGCTGCTGCCAATAAGGCTGTTAGTTTCCTTTctgctggccactgttgggagTTCCCCGGTCATTAAGGCTCCTAGCGTCTGTCTGTCACTCGGTGGCAGGGCCAAGCTCTCCTTAGGCAGCCCACAATCGTGCTGTGCTGTGCTTAGGGACACGTCAGAGCTCAGGAACAGGCAAGCGATGCTTCAGGACTGTGTGCGCGCCGAATGCCGCACGTACCACGTGTGCCAGGCTCTGGTCCCTGGGGCTGTGAGGACCCAGCGCTGCAATTTCTGTGGTCCCTGGGGACCCCAGTGCTGAATTCTCTATTGCAGGGTTTGATTccagagagggagcctgagaaatgGCTCCTGGACCCGGGGAAGGCAGCCAGTGTGCAGATTACCCACTCCCAACCTGGGGGGCAGTGACGAAAAATAACCGTACAGGACTCTTTGGAGGCCCCGTGATTGGAGTGATGTGTAGGGATGGAGGGatccgaggcacagagaggttaggtGACATGCCTGAGGTCACTctgtgaatcagtggcagagccagacagAGACGCCAGTCTTTTGCTCAAACCACTAGACAACCCCACCTGCCCTGGCCTTGTGGGTGCATGCCTTCAAAGTGATGGGGGTATTCTCCCCATTTCCCACGCTGGGCAGTaatgggctgcagcctggggttcgCGTGCGACCTGGCTTCCCTTGTGAGTCTCCTAGCCAGTATCCCCTCCTGGAGCTAGGCAGCTGGAGGAGGTGACTCTGATGGGTGGGGGGGTAAGCAGCAGATGAGAAGGGCTGGTATGCGATTGGGGGTGAAGTGATGGGGACagctttcctccccctccccatcctgagAGCTGTGCCCAAGACCCTGATGGAATTCAGCCAGTTGCAAGGGaatgtggcctagtggttagattgGCTAAAGCTGTACTCAGTGGGGGTCTGAGGTGTAATGTTTATGGATGAGCGTGAGATCCTCTGATGcaaggggctgtggtgggggaaggggccagaGGAACCAGGTAAATGCTCTGGGTGAGCACCTGATTTCTGGGAGTCCAACAGGTGGTCTGATGTACCATCCTGAGCGGATATCGGGGGCAGGACAGGTGGGTGTCTCCTGAAGGGATAGGTGCCTACTTCCCCATCATCAGGCTGGGGGTCACTGAGATCCTGCTCTTCTAATGGTGGGGCTTCTGTCTCTAGGGTCCAGCAATGCCTGCGAGAAAACCTCCTTCACCTTCCTCCGCCAGGAGCTGCCTGTCAGGCTGTCCAACATCATGAAGGAGATCAACCTGCTGCCAGACCGGGTCATCAGCACGCCCTCGGTGCAGCTGGTGCAGAGCTGGTGAGTAGGATGAACTGCCAGtcaagggggtgggggcgggcagctaatctgtgtgtatgtggggggcaTGGCACTGCTAGCCTGGGGGGGAGCATGGCACTGCCAGCCTTTCCATATCCCACGGCACCCACCAACTCTCCTTCTCAGCAAGCCCCTTGCTCGCCTGGTCTGGGTTTACATGTAACAGATGCAGGAGGAGAATGAGGATGGCAGCTCAAAGGCCCTCCCAGGCGAGGGCCTCTGGAATGGACATACTGAGTGTGTGGGTGTGaaatggcacaagggggagtcAAATCGCAGTGGTaactggggagggctgggggctgagaCTGTTCATACTCAAGAGACCACATCTAGACTAGGGGCccgtctacacttgaaatgctaccgTGGCATAGCTTGCCACTGTCACGCTTCAGGATAGGGGCTACCAGCGTCAACGGGAGGTTCTCCCATCTGCGTAGGTACTCCGTGTCCCCGACAGGCGGTAGCtaagctgatggaagaattctcccatcgccctagcactgtctacactggggcttaggtcggcttaactacgcTGGTCGGGGATGGGGCTTTTTCACAACACGGCGACTCAATTTTCTAGTGTCGACCAAGCCTGGGAAAACAGGTTGTGTGTACACTCGTTAGCGACGGCATTTTGacctctagtgtagacagggcttaaCCCCTGTAAAGAACAGCTAGCCGACAGATCATGCTGAGAAACACCTCTTCCTAGACTAGACCTGGGCCAGCAACGGACCAGCTCATTAAATCGCGCCAGGACAATGGAACATCTGAGCAGGATCAGCCCAACACATAACAGTTGGGGTCTTTTTCACTTAGCGCTTCGCCCAGCCCTGGGCAGAACCCGTTTGGGTTTCGCTGAGGAGCAGGGAGACTTCCAAAGCGCCCTTGGCTTTCTAGGAATCGGGGGAAGTGTGTTACTCCAGCGGTTGTGGCGCCCCCGCCAGGTCATGCTGGGTACTGCAGTTTGTGGGGCAGCGACTGTATTTAACCCTTGAAAGCCCGCCGGCCTGCAGCCCATGCTTGGATTTCTTCTTCCCCCTCGGACTGGTTTGTTGTCATTTCAAAGGCACCAGCTGCTCTGGTCAGGTCCTTATAGGTTTGGGCCTCTGTAGGCCAACAGGAAGGGGAAGAAATGGGAAATGTCCCTTTAAGATCCGCCCCAATACCCGGCCCCTGACTACCAGACAGCAGCAGCCTGAACTTTGTCCTACTTTGGGGCTTCGGGATCACGTGACAGCTTGTTTGTGCAGCCAGCGATTTCCTCTTTCCCCTCCGTGTTCCTGGTTCCTGCTGCATCCGGCAGGGCCAGAGGCTGCCCAGACCAGCTGAATCCCACTCCCCCGGGAGCTGAGGGGGCAGGAGCCCAAGTTAATAGTAACCTGGCCCTTGCCTGCAGCGAGGCTGGAATTTGCCCTCCTGGAAGGTGCATTCCTGCATCAGTGATCCCAAGGAGCTGGCCGTCGACCCTTTGCTGCCTGCGCCAATGGCGGTGGGGGGGTGCCTTTTAACCCTGTGCTGCTCCTCGACCCCTTTATTATTAATCTGCCAGGTCTGAGCACCCCGGAGGTTCGAGGGGCTGTGAAGTAAGGGGTGGCTGGTTAAGCTGCCACACGCGATTGTCCCCTGTGGGTGGGTGCGTCTTCAGCCCTCCCATCTGTTCCTTCTTCCCCCACACCATGTCTGTTTAAGCAGCCCCTCCTCAGAGGGGCCAGGGAGGTCCCCTGGCTGCACCCCTCTCCAGCATGGAGCTCTGCGGTCTTTCACATCTGCTCAGGTGGCTTGACCCGGAGACCCACGGGAGCCCCCATCGCAGCGCCCCTTAGAGCGCTCAGAGGGGTTGGCTGTCGAGCAGCTTCTCCCACTCCTCTGAGCCTCCGAACGCCAATGCCCTTGCAGctcacctgctattccagccctgtgcCCTCTACACAGCTTTGCCAGTGCCCTTCCATCCTTCCCCTGTGGCTCCCCTgatgccctgggctccccacgtATGTCCATGCACCTCAGTCCTTTCTTGCAGCCcccccctgctagtccagccctAACCTTCCCACACCCAGTTCTGCCAACATGCTTGAGTGCTACAGGGGTATCTAGACTGCTCCAGTACCCTGACCTTCCCACAGCCCTTCCGTTCCAGACCAGCCAGGGCCCTCCTGCCACTCCAGTCCTTGCTTCTCTGGCATAAGCCCCACACCATGCTGTGCTGCATGGTAGCTCTGGTGATGGGGCCCACATGAGCACTCTCCTTCCACCCCTCATCCCCTTGTGACTGGTGGCGGGATCTGCCCCGTCATCTCTGGCGGTGAACCGCTCCTGTactcctcctcctgcacccttgGGATCCCGTGATCAAAACTTCCTGTTCTTTCAGGACCGGTGCCTTTGCGGCTGCTTCCCTGTAACCTACATCCCCAAGCCAATATAACACAGCCCTGGGAAGCCATTCCGTCCCCACGCTGACAGCCAGCCTGCTTAGGAGTTTGCAGCTGTCATGGTGCCCCCTGGAAGGAGCTGTGTGCCTGGAGGGAAACTGacccaggggaggggacgggCTGCTTGCTCAGGGCTCGCCTGGCAGACGTTCCTGATAAGCTGAGGCTGCAGAAGGCAAGGTGCGCTGCATGTCCCAAAGCCTCTGGCAAGGTGCAGGCCTGGGAAGTCGCTGGCCCCCCGCTGCTGGTGCGCTGCTCCTCCTTCGCCCGTTATACTTCCCATCGTGCAAGGCTCTAGGCTAGGCCGTCTCTCCTGTCCCGCTGTGGGAGGCGGGCTGGGTGACCGTGCTCTAGGGAATGGTAGGCAGTGGGTGAACGAGCAGGTCTGCTGCGACTGGGCTCCCAGAGATGGACCTCGGGAATCTGCAGTAGCAGGCAAGGAAGGCCTTTGATTCAGTAGCCCAAGCGGCAATGGCTGCAGGTTAAGATCCTGGCAGGTGAAGCTAAGCAGGGTTGGGCTGGATTGGGGTTTGGAGGGGAGACCTTTGCAGAAAGCCCAAATGCCGCTGGAAGTTGTGGGGGTGGCTCCGTAGGAGGCAGCCTTCCCTGTAATTCAGCACTAAACCACTGGCTGCTGCATTGCAGGGGGGGGCTGTGTTGCTGCGGATGCCAAGCGGCGATCCTGCCTGTTAGAAATCCCAGAGTGTTCTCCACTTCCAGCCCtaaactcgtgtgtgtgtgtgtgtgtgcgctgctgcttcccactccagagctggctgcatttcagcagtggatGAAGCAATtcctgtttgtaaagtgctgtgccTAGACTCTGTggatcctctcccccccccatggagGCGGGTAGTGGGGCACTGCTGTCCCACACGGGCTCTCGGGGGCGCCTGCCTGTAGAGGGATGGGGATTGGGGCCACTCTGCATTGATCCGTGCTCCCAGCGTGTGGCTGTGGAATATAAACGGAGCCTGCATCCcttttcctccccactcccccacagGTACGTTCAGAGCCTGCTGGACATCATGGAGTTCCTGGACAAAGACCCCGAGGACCAAGGCACCCTGGGACAGTAAGTTGGGTGTGGGCTGACTGGGAGGAGGGACCCTTCAGTCACCTCGTCTGACCGCCTGTGTCCACAAGCCAAAGGCTTTTTCCCAGAACCTGCATTGAAGCGTATCTTTCAGATATCCAATCTCCACTTGGCGATTCCCAGGGACCGAGAGTCCACCACGCTGGGGAGCTGTTCCTGTGTTGAATCACCCTCCTGGCTAGCAAACTGCAGCATATTTCAAGGCTGAATTGGATCTAGCCATTGGCGCTTGTTATGCCTGTGTCAGCATGATCAACGCCCCACCCCCACCTAGCCAGTACCTTTCCCGTGCGCGGGTGCCAATACACCGTGATCCAAGTCACCTCTCAGCCTGCTCTTCCATAGACCGAGGAAGTGGAGCTCCTTAAGCCTCTCTCTGCCAGGCTTGCTTCTCTCCCATCCAGCCACATCCCCCTCTAAGCGTGGAGACCggaaatggacacagtattctagtagcCACCTTACCAATGCTGTGCACTTGTCAATTTCTGCTTGAATTCCCTCTTTGTCTACATCCCCGCATTACATTAGACCCCTTAGCAACAGCATGACCCCGAAGTCCTCCTGTGAGTTCTTGCTTCCCAAGACCTAGTCTCCCCTCCTTTAGGTGTAATCTGCTTTCTTTCATCCCAGATGAGTAAACGTCCGTTTGAGTGGATTAAATTGTGACCATTTGACCAGGCGACTCAGAGAGCTCTGTACCGTTAACCTGTTGTCCTCATTATCTGTTACCCCACACGTTTTTGTGCCATCTTGCAAACCTAACCAGCAAAAATGTTATATGACTTTTATCAATCATCTAGAAGATATCAAATAGCACCGGATCAAGAACCAGTCCCTGGGGGACCCTTTGAGAAACAGCCCCACTCAGTGATATCTCCCCAGTAACAACAACACTGTCATTGAGCCGGCTGGCAATCCATCTAATGAGCGCCTCGTTAATTCCGGAAAACAATCCGAATGTCATCTGGTACTAAGTCGACCGCCTTGGAGTAATCTAGGGATACTATgcgcagttacctttatcaaccagacCTGTAATCTTGTCAAAAAACCAAGATACCAGGTTTGTTTGATAAGACCTAGTTTCCATGAAACCCTGCTGACTGGCTTTAGCTGTATTGTTCGTCTCTAATTCTTTGATGGAACAGTTAATCGGAGACTCTGTCATTTGCCTGGGAATCACATCAGCCAGCGGATCTGTAGTTCGCTGGGTCATCCCTTCGCCCCTTTTTAAATGTTGGGACTGCAGGGGCAGGCCTCCAATTTGGAATTTCTCTTGTTTTCCCAGATCGGTTAAAAATTAACAGTAGTGATTCAGCTGGTTTCTTTAAGGCCCGTGGatgcaagttatatgggccctcACGTTCTTTCTTTTTCCAAATGGTACATTTTCTATTCCAGTGCGATGGATACGTCCTCCTGCTTCGTTCCAGATACACCACAGGACTCCCTAGTGAACGTTTTTGCCTTTTCTGTGTTGCTATTTATGATTTTTACCGTCTGCATTTAGCAATGAACTGATACCTGAGCAAGGGTTCCTTTTGTATGGCCGCATTGAACGGGACAGTCGTGCTTTCTTGCTGCCCGGCTCCCGGATCCTGGCAGGGACCTCCGCTCGGGCTGCGGTTGGGCTTGAGTGTCACCGAAATTTTATCACAGGTCCCAGCTCCCTCTGGACCTCCCCGCCCCAATCCAGAGCTGAATTCCAGCTATGGCACTTCAGCCATCGCTAATGTTACATCCATGTCCATGTCAGCTGTGCGGTGGAATCTGCTCCGGGATTTCCCAGGCAGCTGCGCACTGCTGAAAGCCCGCATTAGGGTTAGAATGGGGGAGAGCTCCTTCAGCCATAGGGGAACCTGGACTGGATTGCTGTGCCTCCCTGGAATGGACTGGGGgtcttgctgtcccctgcctccTTGTTGTAGCCCTCTGGTTCCAGGCTCTGGGAAGCTGGTTCTATCCTCGCCTCGCTCTATGATGAGCTGCTCCCATCTCACATGGACTAACCCCCTCGCTTTCCcttcctgctctctctccccaggTTCACGGACGCCCTGATCACCATCCGTAACCGGCACAACGATGTGGTGCCGACCATGGCGCAGGGGGTAATCGAGTACAAGGAGGCCTACGGGGACGACCCCGTGTCGAACCAGAACATCCAGTACTTCCTGGATCGCTTCTACCTGAGCCGCATCTCCATCCGCATGCTGATCAACCAGCACAGTGAGTGCCAACCGCCCCGCCAAGCCTGCTGTCTCCCATGGAGGGGACAGGCGAGAGGAAGGGATTGAGTGGGCTGCAGAGGAGAGGTGGAATGAGGCAGGGATGAGATGCtgcggtgatgggcacagtattgAAAATGTGCAGcgtctctcaacctttccagaccactggacccctttcaggagtctgatttgtcttgcatatcccaaGTTTCACGtcccttaaaaactacttgcttgcaaaatcagacctaaaaccACACACGAGTCGCTGGAgcctattactgacaaattgccgactttctcctttttacccgataattataaaataaatcagttggaatattAATGTTGTCCTgacatatagagcagtataaacaggtCACTGGGTGAATGAAATTTTAGTtcgtactgacttcgctagtccTTTTTATGTCACCTGTAAAAtgaagcaaatatctagatgagttgatggaccGCCCGGAAGACCTCTGGGCTAGACGAGAGGGAATCAGGGAATAGACCCTATAAGCAGGGAGAGTCCAGTAGGGCACTGGGGCCGAGGGGTAGAatttgtgggtgggtggggagtacTGGGACAGAGGGACAGGGTAGGAGAGATGGAAACTGACACGCATGTTTTTGATCCTTCTGGGTTCCTCCTTGGACTCGTATGTTTCAGTCTGTGCTGaggcccttcctccttctcctccccccttgtctctccttcccctcccgctCTTCCCATGCAGGCCTGCTCTTTGATGGCAGCACCAACCCGGCTCACCCCAAGCACATTGGCAGCATCGACCCCCACTGTGACGTGTCCGAggttgtgagaggtctgtgccccgtAAAGGCGGAGAGGCAGCATCCCCACAAAAGGGTGGTGGAGCGCAGAAGGCTAAAGGGTCTCCCCAGTGCAACCTCATCTTGGTGTCTCGGGGAGGGGACACTGGCTGGCTCGGGAGATCAGCAGGGGGATCCGGTTCTGATCCGTGCCAGGCCAGCGGGGCCTGAGGGCTGTTTGTTTGGAAGCCTCTCTGTGTGACGAATTTGGTAGATCTCAGCCTAGGTGCCGGTGGACAAGCATTCACCTGACACATGTCAGACTGCCCCGGGGGTACCCCAGAGATGCCAAGCACTGGTGGGCCACAGTGACTGAGCTCCCCTTGTCCCTAAAAGGGGGTCCCTGTCAGGCAGGGGACAGTGGCACAGAGCAGCCTGGGGGAAGTTCACCCGGCTGATGCCCAACTTGTCCTTCTTGGAGCAAATATCCCGCTCCAGTCTGTCGTTCCCTGCGCTGTCCATGCTGAAATTCCTTGTCTCCCGTCCCCTCGCTAAGTCCTGAGCCTGTCCCAGGGGAAAGCAGGCGCTGAGCTCTGCTCTGTTGGGTAGAATCGGTGCCGATCCCACCTCTCCCTGTTCTCCAGATGCCTACAACATGGCCAAGCTGCTGTGCGACCAGTATTATATGACCTCGCCCGATCTGGAGATCCAAGAAGTCAGCGGTGAGTCTAGAGggacccgcagcccctggggaCAGGTGGGCGGGGATGCTCGTGGGGGAGCCGTTGAGCCCGGTGGGAAGGTGAGTTGCttgtggggtgcaggggttggTGGGGAGCAGCTGAGGACGAGGAGCTCTCTAAGGAAGCTGGCACAAGGTGACTGGCCCTTTACGGGGAGCACGGCCCAGCCTGGCCTGGGACTGATCAGTGACCTCCCTGTTGAATCTGCTGAAATGGCTCCGTTGAagaagggagctgcaggaagcaaggTGGCCCCCGTGGTTGGCCGTATAGCAGGGGGAGAGACGCAGAGGAAAGGCCTCTGGGCCGCTGCTGCCTGCTTTGCACGTGTTACTCGGAGAGTTTGGTATTTGAAGAACAAAACTGCGCCCCGAAAGACGGACCTGCGCCGTCCTTGGGCGTCAGTCCTTCCTGGGCTGGGGGAGTCAGGCCGACAGCTTACAGGAGCATTTCCCTTACAGCCGCTGTGTTCTTTCCCTTGTAGCCAACAATTCCAAGCAGCCAATCCGCATTGTCTATGTCCCATCTCACCTCTACCACATGCTCTTTGAGCTCTTCAAGGTAAGGCTCCTGTCTCTGTGGTCCTTCACCTGTAGCACTTCTTTCTCTGCAAGGAGGTGACGAAGCTGGAGAGAACCATGGTAGAACTTGGCATTCTGTCTGCCTGACCCACCGATGGTTCCCTGTAGTAGGCACTGGAGTTTCGAGCTCCCGCCTCTGGCGGTGGGTGAGGTGGAGGCCAGGAAGTACATGTATGAGGAGAGTAAGTTAAGAGATGGGTAAAGGATAGCACGTTTTCAGCCACAGTGttaacccgtggaactcatttcTGCAGGATTTTTGCCTAGGGAACTAGCTTtagtaaacattttaaagaaggaATCGACTCATGGGAAGTCCAGGACCACCAAGCTTCTGCTTCAGGGCATCTGCAGATGACCGgctcagggtcaggaaggaacttcCTACCCTTGCAAATACTGCACAAATAGGTGCCTTGTGGGGGTTTTTATACCTTCCTCAAGcatcagggcaggcaggggccagGCTAGAGGGGCTGACAGTCTGTCATTACAAAATCCCTGATGACCCGCTTCTTGTCTTTGTTCCCGCGTAGAATGCCATGAGAGCCACCGTGGAGAGTCACGAGTCCAGCCTCCGACTCCCAACCATCAAGGTGATGGTAGCGCTGGGTAAAGAAGATCTTTCTATCAAGGTAGGTGGCCTGGCTGAGGGTCCGAGGGATAGAAAGGGTCCCTCAGCATCAGGCTAATTCCCCAGGGTGCTCACTTTTGGCCTGGGAGTCCCCTGCAGTGCAGCAGGTAGCCTGAGGGCATGTGGGCTAGTGGATAATAGAGGATCGGGCAAGAGGACCCTCCTGAGTTCTGTTTGACTATCTGACTTGTTGTCCCCCTGGGCCTGAGACTTCGGGgagcatgtgtgtgggggggtatttaGCCCACCCCCCCAGATGCTGTTTAGCTTCTCTTCTCCAGCGCAGCTCATCTCTGCGGCTTCTGGGATGCCCGTAGCCAGTCCTTGCTTGGGAGCCTCCCGCTTGAACCCTGAGGCTGTTTTCCCTGCTCCCACAGCCGCACAAGGGCATTTCCTCCAGTAAGGGGGGCTGGACAGAGTGCCCTGTCATGGCCTAGTGATGCTTCTTCTATATCAAGCGCTGCTGGGCTACTGGGATTTCtccctgtgggggtggggatggctaACGCGCCGCTGCTCAGGGCATGTGGGGGGTCGCTGACACAATGTCCCGTCGCGCAGATGAGCGACCGGGGTGGCGGGGTTCCGCTGCGGAAGATCGAGCGGCTCTTCAGCTACATGTATTCCACCGCACCCACCCCGCAGCCCGGCTCGGGCGGGACACCCCTGGTACGTATCGGATCAAGTCGGGCCCCCCTGGGTGTCCCTGCAGGTGATTTTGTGGGTGGGTGAGT includes:
- the PDK2 gene encoding pyruvate dehydrogenase kinase, isozyme 2 is translated as MRLLRALLEKAARAAGAPSYIEHFSKFSPSPLSMKQFLDFGSSNACEKTSFTFLRQELPVRLSNIMKEINLLPDRVISTPSVQLVQSWYVQSLLDIMEFLDKDPEDQGTLGQFTDALITIRNRHNDVVPTMAQGVIEYKEAYGDDPVSNQNIQYFLDRFYLSRISIRMLINQHSLLFDGSTNPAHPKHIGSIDPHCDVSEVVRDAYNMAKLLCDQYYMTSPDLEIQEVSANNSKQPIRIVYVPSHLYHMLFELFKNAMRATVESHESSLRLPTIKVMVALGKEDLSIKMSDRGGGVPLRKIERLFSYMYSTAPTPQPGSGGTPLAGFGYGLPISRLYAKYFQGDLQLFSMEGFGTDAVIYLKALSTESVERLPVYNKSAWRHYQTIQEADDWCVPSTEPKNTSTYRVT